Proteins encoded together in one Kitasatospora albolonga window:
- a CDS encoding oxygenase translates to MGIIAQALNEYRLSEAEADKVGELSALAAHLSGSLPIVASGLLMDLPEGMRKTVLDFGADEGTDGFCLLRGVPVGELPKTPQAHEAHVLDGHPTNGTLMLVADLLGSLTGYQDEKSGALFHDVHPVRGEETRIENSGSVAFDFHTENVHHPLRPDYLGLLCLRQDHERIAATRVSSVRDALPLLTDEQVAELRKPQFHSLYPTSFARNIAGPRPSAGPHPVIFGPADRPFMRFNSHNTQGSEPEARAALRALTGALEEVCRDLVLAPGDLVVLDNHVVVHGRSAFTPRYDGRDRWLRRFYSLRNTPLWAQRMMWHPRVLPAMTEIRGVL, encoded by the coding sequence ATGGGAATAATTGCCCAGGCTCTCAACGAATACCGATTAAGCGAGGCGGAGGCAGATAAGGTAGGCGAGCTGTCCGCGCTCGCCGCGCATTTGTCGGGCTCGCTCCCCATCGTCGCTTCGGGGCTCCTCATGGATCTCCCCGAGGGTATGCGCAAAACGGTTCTCGATTTCGGCGCGGACGAGGGAACCGACGGATTCTGCCTGCTCCGCGGTGTCCCGGTGGGCGAGCTCCCGAAGACTCCGCAGGCCCATGAAGCCCACGTTCTCGACGGGCATCCCACCAATGGGACCCTCATGCTCGTCGCGGATCTCCTCGGCTCGCTGACCGGGTATCAGGACGAGAAGTCCGGGGCTCTGTTCCACGACGTCCATCCGGTACGGGGGGAGGAGACCCGGATCGAGAACAGCGGTTCGGTCGCCTTCGACTTCCACACGGAGAACGTGCACCACCCCCTGCGCCCCGACTACCTGGGCCTGCTCTGCCTGCGCCAGGACCACGAGCGGATCGCCGCGACCCGTGTCTCGTCCGTACGGGACGCACTGCCCCTGCTGACGGACGAACAGGTGGCGGAGCTGCGGAAGCCGCAGTTCCACAGCCTGTACCCGACCTCCTTCGCGCGGAACATCGCGGGTCCGCGTCCCTCCGCCGGGCCCCACCCGGTGATCTTCGGGCCGGCGGACCGCCCGTTCATGCGCTTCAACTCGCACAACACCCAGGGCTCCGAACCGGAGGCGCGGGCGGCGCTGCGGGCCCTCACCGGCGCGCTGGAGGAGGTCTGCCGCGATCTGGTGCTCGCGCCGGGCGACCTCGTCGTCCTGGACAACCATGTCGTCGTGCACGGCCGCAGCGCCTTCACCCCCCGCTACGACGGGCGCGACCGGTGGCTCCGGCGCTTCTACTCCCT
- a CDS encoding oxidoreductase translates to MTSTTLRIGGDLDVHRLGFGAMRLPTGPGPDRARSLAVARRAVELGVTLIDTAHLYGGGANEELLAEALHPYPDGLLITTKVGVARSADTGEWGLDARPAVLREQVDLALRRLRVERIELLQLHRIDPETPLAEQLGTLGELQSEGKIGHLGLSEVTVDELNEARALVDVASVQNGYNLLEREHEPVLAACEAAGIAFLPWRPVAHGDAGANAEVAAVAAELGATPTQVSLAWLLAHSPVMLPIPGTARMAHLEENVAAAEVTLSQEQYDRLKG, encoded by the coding sequence TTGACGAGCACGACGTTACGTATCGGCGGGGACCTGGACGTCCACCGTCTCGGGTTCGGAGCCATGCGACTGCCCACCGGGCCGGGCCCCGACCGCGCGAGGTCCCTCGCGGTCGCCCGCCGGGCGGTCGAGCTGGGCGTCACCCTGATCGACACGGCCCACCTGTACGGCGGGGGCGCCAACGAGGAGTTGCTCGCAGAAGCGCTGCACCCCTACCCGGACGGCCTCCTCATCACCACCAAGGTCGGTGTCGCGCGCTCGGCGGACACGGGGGAGTGGGGCCTGGACGCCCGCCCGGCCGTGCTGCGGGAACAGGTGGACCTGGCCCTGCGCCGACTGCGCGTCGAGCGGATCGAACTGCTCCAGCTGCACCGTATCGACCCGGAGACACCGCTCGCCGAACAGCTGGGAACACTGGGCGAGTTGCAGTCCGAGGGCAAGATCGGTCACCTCGGCCTCTCCGAGGTGACGGTCGACGAGCTGAACGAGGCGCGGGCCCTCGTCGACGTGGCGAGCGTGCAGAACGGCTACAACCTTCTGGAGCGCGAACACGAACCGGTGCTCGCCGCCTGCGAGGCCGCCGGAATCGCGTTCCTGCCCTGGCGCCCCGTGGCCCACGGTGACGCGGGCGCGAACGCGGAGGTGGCCGCCGTGGCGGCCGAACTCGGCGCCACCCCCACCCAGGTCTCGCTGGCCTGGCTCCTCGCCCACTCACCGGTCATGCTCCCCATCCCGGGCACGGCGCGGATGGCCCACCTGGAGGAGAACGTCGCGGCGGCCGAAGTGACCCTGAGCCAGGAGCAGTACGACCGGCTGAAGGGATAA
- a CDS encoding alpha/beta hydrolase, whose translation MGSRTSRTLRTTTVEVTGEDEDGRPVRLFCTDTGGGGSDSDGSAAPLLLLHGLAGHCGEWDALAARFAATHRVVAFDARGSGASTRRPRDVSRAAHVRDVVEVVGRLGLPAGELVLVGQSMGGLTALLTAAAHPELVRALVLVEAGPGGPSPSLPATIGAWLDSWPVPFPDAGAAAAFFGGGAAGRAWAAGLVPGPGGLHPRVDRDVMVATVQENAHRDYWDAWDQVRCPVLVVRGGKGMLRQEEVDRMAGRPGATRIAVVPDAGHDVHLDDPAAVYGEMAAFLAEAGGGGDGARGSRG comes from the coding sequence ATGGGTTCGAGGACTTCGAGGACTTTGAGGACGACGACGGTCGAGGTGACGGGCGAGGACGAGGACGGCCGGCCCGTACGCCTGTTCTGCACCGACACCGGCGGGGGCGGCAGCGACAGTGATGGGAGTGCCGCGCCGCTCCTCCTGCTGCACGGCCTGGCCGGTCACTGCGGTGAGTGGGACGCGCTCGCGGCCCGGTTCGCGGCCACGCACCGGGTGGTCGCCTTCGACGCCCGGGGCAGCGGCGCGAGTACCCGCCGCCCCCGGGACGTGTCCCGTGCCGCCCACGTACGGGACGTGGTGGAGGTCGTCGGCCGGCTCGGCCTCCCTGCCGGGGAACTGGTCCTGGTGGGCCAGTCCATGGGCGGTCTCACGGCCCTGCTCACCGCGGCGGCCCACCCGGAGCTGGTCCGCGCCCTGGTCCTGGTCGAGGCGGGTCCGGGCGGCCCGAGCCCCTCGCTGCCGGCGACCATCGGGGCCTGGCTGGACTCGTGGCCGGTCCCGTTCCCGGACGCCGGGGCGGCGGCGGCGTTCTTCGGCGGGGGAGCGGCGGGCCGGGCCTGGGCGGCGGGTCTCGTCCCGGGGCCGGGGGGCCTCCACCCGCGCGTGGACCGGGACGTCATGGTCGCCACGGTCCAGGAGAACGCCCACCGTGACTACTGGGACGCGTGGGACCAGGTGCGTTGCCCGGTGCTGGTGGTGCGGGGCGGGAAGGGGATGCTGCGGCAGGAGGAAGTGGACCGGATGGCCGGGCGTCCTGGGGCGACGCGGATCGCCGTGGTCCCGGACGCCGGGCACGACGTCCACCTGGACGATCCTGCGGCGGTGTACGGGGAGATGGCGGCGTTCCTGGCGGAGGCGGGCGGGGGAGGGGACGGGGCCCGGGGCTCCCGGGGCTGA